AATATTTGCGAGTCAACGGAGTCAAAAATGTGAAACGGCAGACTTAATAAAAAGTATATCAAAACAATAAAGAAACCGTACAACAGGGCATTTATGATTCCTTTTGATTTTTTCTGAGAATGCTTGGTAAAAAAAGATACCGTAAGGGGAATCATAGGAAAAACACAAGGGGTTAGCAATGCTATTAATCCACCTAGGAAACCTAAACCAAAAATCATCCAAAGGCCGGAACTTGCCTCACCTACCTCATGAGTAGTTCCTAAAAGTTCTTTGTTCTTCAAATCTATTTTTAAAGCCGAGCTTAGGGCTTTACTATGTTCATCTATAGTTTTCTCTTCCTGTACAGCGTCTCCCCCGTCAAGAACAAAACTAAAATCTTTGTCTACCGGAATACAAACCTCTTTACAAACCTGGTAAAAAAAGTTAATATCTATCTGATTTATATCTTGCTTCAGCAGTCGTATTTTCTGAGTAAAAATGGCCGTTTCCTTAAAAAAAGTTTCATCTACCTCAAAAATATCACTGTACTCAACAATGGTTTCGCTCTCTAAAGTTTCACCAACAAGCTCATACCCTTCGCCTACATTTTTATAATTGAACTCACTGGGCAAAGAACCACCTTCTGAAGTAAATTGAGAGTACACATGCCAACCTTCAGCTATAACTCCCTTAAGTATCAACTCATAATCCGTATCGCTTATTTTCTTAACTTCTTGCGACCAAACCACCGGATTCTCATCATCCTGAGAAAACACACTTAAAAAGCTAAAAAACAACGAAATAAATACTATTATATGCTTCATTAATTTAATGTGAATTTTAAAATTTCACTTGTACTTTCGGTCACCTTAAAGCGTTCATCCGCTCGCCTGCCAATTACCCAAACGACTTCACCGGCAGAGCAGAGCAACCACTGGCGCTCTTTGGAAACCACATCTATTTTTTCATCTTTAAAAAACTTGGATAGCTTTTTTCTACCCTGCATCCCTAAAGGGTAAAAGTAGTCGCCTTTTTCCCATTTCCTTATCGTCAATGGATACTTTAACGCTTTTTTATCTACGTAAAGTGTATTTGTATTTAAAGACGATAAATGTTTTACTGATTCTATTTTGAGTGGAACCGGTTCAGAAACTTGAATCTGATCCTCTTTTATTTGATAGGCAACATCTATTTCTTTCTTAATTTCAGTCAAGAGAAGAAAATCTCTGTCTTTTACCAATCGATGTGTTTTAGAATGTATTTCCTTGCCGCTCATGGCCAATAATAGATTCTCTGCATCGTTCCACTCCGTAAATCCATATTCCTTAAATAAAGCATGTAAATAAGCCGATACAGGCTTTAATTCTAACAATTCGCTGATCGGAATACGTATGACCCCATCTTTTTCTTGAAACAAGCTGAACTTTAATTCAGCAATATGTTTCTCAATAATTACTGCACTATCAGAAAGATAATCTTGTGTTTTTGTAAAATTCTTTAAAAAGGAAGGATTCAAATCTTTTAAAAGCGGTACAATCTCATGCCGAATTTTATTCCGCAGATATTTGGTATCCGCATTACTGGCATCTTCTCGCCATTGTAAATTCTGAGCCTCTGCGTACGCTAAAACTTGACTTCTAGAAAACCGAAGAAGCGGTCTTGAAATGGTATCGGTTTTTTCGGGAATTCCAGATAAGCCATCTATACCTGTACCTCTGGAAAGGTTAATTAAAAATGTCTCAACACTGTCATCTACATGGTGCGCCGTAACCAAGGTTTTGATATCATTTTCTTGCATAATTTTTGAAAACCAATCATATCTTAGCTCCCTTGCACCTACCTGAACCGATACTTTATTTTTTTCAACATAACCAATTGTATTAAAATTAGTTGTGTAAAATTTTTTACCACTTAAAGAAGACAGTTTTCTAACAAACTCTTCATCGCCATTACTTGCTTCACCCCTTAAGTTAAAGTTGCAATGTGCTATGGCAAAATCCAGTTTAGACTTACTGCAAAGATCTACCAAAACAGTACTATCCAAGCCTCCACTGCAAGCAAGTAAAAATTTACTTTTGAGCAAGTTTTTAAAATTTGTTTCAATATGTTTTTGGAACTCTTCTAGCACATCACAAAGGTAATCAAGAATTATAATTTAGAAGTAGAAACTAGCTTACTCTTACGCTAGCTCAACCTTCCAGAACTTCACGCATAGCCTTAGCCTTCAAAAGACATTCTTCATACTCTTTTTCAGGAATTGCTTTTGCTGTAATTGCCCCTCCCACGGAATAAGAAACGTACTTTTGGGTAGCGTTATAAAGAATACTTCGGATGACGACATTAAAATCAAAATTACCCTCAGGTGTAAAATAGCCTACCGCACCACTATACAAACCTCTTTTAAAAGCCTCGAGCTCTTCTATTATTTTCATGGCCGAAACTTTTGGCGCTCCCGTCATGCTGCCCATGGGAAATGATTGTCTAATTACATCTACCGGATTAACATCTACCGCCACATGCGCAACAACCGTAGAAATCATTTGATGCACCTGCTCAAAAGTATAGACTTCACACAGTTCCTCAACCCCTACACTTCCCTTTAGCGCGCTTTTTGAAAGGTCATTACGAACCAAGTCCACAATCATTATATTTTCCGCACGCTCTTTTGGGTCGTTTTTTAAAGCCTCAATCAATCTTTCGTCCTCCTCTGCATTTTCAGCCCTCTTTGCGGTTCCTTTAATAGGTTGGGAAATTAGCTTAGGCCCATCTTTTCGTAAATAGCGCTCCGGAGAGGCCGAAAGCAAATACCTGTCATACACCCTAAGATATGATGCGAACGGTGCTTCTGATATCTTATTTAACTTCTGATAGGTTTTAAAAGGATTGATTTGAGTGTCTTCCGCATAAAATTCCTGGCAAAAATTAGCTTCATAAATATCGCCACGGTGAATATGGCTTAGCATTTTTCTTACCTGCCGGAAATATTCATCCTTAAAAACACGGAGTTTTATTTTAATGTTTTCGGTAACCGCTTCCTCCTCTATCTTTGTTTCGTTGGAAATCAATTCAAAATCAGATTGGACTTCATCATCTACCATAAGTAGATATTCAAAATATACGGTGTTACCAGTGATTTTAATGATTTTTTTAGGCTGAAAAAAAAACAAGTCGGAAAACCCTAGACCATCGTTATTTTTAGAGGAAAGTCGTTCAATATCATTTTTTAAGTCATACGAAAGATACCCAAAAATATAGTCTTTAGCTTGCTCTTGAAATTCTCTCAGCTTATCAAAGGCCTTATCACTATCCGTTTTAATTGTTGTAAGCGCATCAACAGCCAACAGCGCATCAAACGAGTTGTATTTACCCGTGTGTCCATTACTGTCAAGCCAAACAATTTCTTCAAATTGTTGCGCCCAAAGCAATAACCTCTCTTTGAATTTTTGAATATCGGAAACAGTGAAAGACGCAGAAATACGCAAATGGGAGTTCCTTTAAAGTTTACTTAAAAATTGGTCTACAGCAGCACGGTGCGTCTTAGCAAGTTCCGCATTGGTGATACCTTCTCCCTCTTTAAAATTCGCACTGTACGAAGGCAAAGAAAACGTTGCAACAACTTCAGCACCAAACCTAGGCAACACAGTTTTAGTAGCTTCTAAGGCAGTAATTCCTCCTCTTTGACCTCCTGAAGTAGACATTAACAATACCGGTTTGCCATCTAAAAACTTACGCTCCACACGCGAAAGCCAATCGGTTAGATTCTTAAAATATGCCGAAGGCCCGCTGTTATGCTCGTTTACCGAAATAATAATGCCGTCTGCCTTGGCCATATCATCCTTAAGCTCCACCAAAGAATTTGAATACCCATTATCTCTCTCGTAATCCTCACCAAACATAGGAAATGGATAATTAACCATGTTCAACAATTGAATTGTATGGTTATCCATAAGGGATGTCGTGTATTTAACCAATTGGTAATTAATAGATTTTGAAGAATTGCTACCTGCAAATGCTAATATCGCTGCCATAGTGAGTAATTAGATGTGTTTTAGCGAAAATATAGCAAATACAGTTGAATTGCGAGGAATTTATCTAATTTTGCGACGCAAACATCCAAACTAACTGTATTACAAGTATATAAGATAGTTATTTTGCCGTTTAATTGTCCGCAGGTTTATGGCGGATGTACTAAAAAGCAAAGTTTTGAGTTTTATTGATGCTTTTGCCAATTTTTGATATTATCACTAGTGGAAAACAAAACAACAAGACTATACTTTATTGATGCCATGCGAGCATGGGCTATCTTAATGATGCTACAAGGGCATTTTATAGATGGGCTACTTGATACTGCCTTTAGAGATGGCACAAGCACCTCTTTTTCTATTTGGAAATACTTTAGAGGTATTACAGCACCAGTATTCTTTACGGTTTCCGGCTTTATATTTACCTATCTTTTAGTCAAAGGCGATACAACCGGACTTCAAAATCCACGAGTTAAAAAAGGAGTTAAAAGAGGGCTAGAATTACTCTTTATTGGATATCTGTTACGGATGAACCTTTTAGGTCTGTTACAGGGGAAAATATACGATTCATTTTATTTAATTGATGTTCTACATTGCATAGGTCTTTCTTTATTGGGGATTATTGGCATATATCTATTAGCTCAAAACCGAAAGAAATTTGTTTTCCCAACAGTATTGGTCAGTATTACGCTATTGCTGTTCATTTTTGAACCGACCTACAAGACATGGGGATTCTCATTTTTACCGGATGCTTTTGCGAATTACCTAACCAAAAGCAATGGTTCTGTTTTCACCATTCTACCTTGGTTCGGATATGCTTCCTTTGGTGGGTTTCTTTCACTTGTTTTTACGAAGTATAAAAATTTTAAGTACTTGTATCCCGTTGCTATTCCGTTTTTCGCTTTAGCGGGAGCAGTGCTTATTTCATTTTCTTCGGATTTATTTTTACAGCTATCTAAATGGACAGATTTACAGTTGTTTGCGAACATTTACTTCAATAATTACTTATTTATACGATTAGGTGACGTTTTAATTGTTTTTAGCGTATTTATGCTCTTTAGAAGCTTACTTAAAAATAGCACAGTACTAAAAATCGGACAAAGCACACTGTCCATTTATATCGTTCATTTTATTATCCTTTACGGCTCTTTTACAGGTTTGGGATTGTATCGATTTTTCAATCACTCCCTAACTCCTACCGTTGCCATTTCAGGAGCGTTGACATTTATGTTCCTATGTACTTTTACCGCTCTTAAATATGAAGAACACAAAGAAATTATTAACCAAAAAGCAACAATCGCTTTAAGGTTTGCTTATTTAAAGGCCGAGGTTTATGCTACAAACATTTTTCAAATAGCAAAAAACCGATTGTACAGATTACTAAGAAGAGTGGGTTGGGCAAAAAATTAAGTATCAGATAGCATTTATAAAACTCTATATATCCAAAAAAAAATTCCCGAGGAGCAATGCTCTTCGGGGATTTTTATATAGTAACAAGTTTCTTTTTTAAATATGTAACGGACGATCATCCGTTGCAGCAAGAGCCGCTTCTTTTACCGCTTCTGCAAAAGTAGGGTGCGCATGACTCATCCTAGAAATATCTTCAGCAGATGCACGGAACTCCATTGCAGTAACTGCTTCCGCGATTAAATCCGCACTACGGGCTCCAATCATATGAACTCCTAAAACTTCATCCGTTTTCTTATCCGCTAGCATTTTTACAAATCCATCCAAATCCATACTTGCACGAGAACGACCTAATGCACGCATTGGAAATTGCCCCACTTTATATTCTATACCGGCTTCTTTCAATTCCTCTTCGGTCTTACCCACAGAAGCAACTTCTGGCCATGTATACACTACACCGGGAATTAGATTATAATCAATGTGCGGTTTTTGACCTGCCAATTGCTCAGCCACCAAGGTACCTTCTTCCTCCGCTTTGTGAGCCAACATAGCACCACGAATAACATCGCCAATAGCGTAAATATTAGAAGCTGAAGTCTGCAAATGGTCATTCACCTCTACTTTACCTCTAGAATCCAATTTAACACCGGCTGCCTCAACGTTCAAACCATCGGTATATGGCTTTCTTCCCACTGCTACCAGACAATAGTCACCTTTCAACTCTATCTCTTGCCCTTTTTTATCATCGGCCTTAACAATAACTTCATCACCTTTCCTTTCCACAGATTTTACCTTGCTCGAAAGATTGAACTTCACCTTCTGCTTTTTTAGAACCTTTGTCAATTCCTTAGAAAGGGAAGCATCCATAGTTGGGATAATTCTATCCATATATTCAACCACAGTAACATCGGCACCAAGACGTTTGTACACTTGTCCTAATTCCAACCCAATTACTCCACCTCCAATAATAATAAGGTGCTTTGGTATCTCTTTTAACTCTAATGCTTCGGTAGACGTTATAATACGTTCCTTATCAATTTTGATAAATGGAAGAGATGAAGGTTTACTTCCAGTAGCGATTATAGTATTCTTAGCTTCAATCGTTTCCGTACTATCATCATTCTTTTTAATATTGATGTGAGTAGCATCCTTAAAGCTACCCAAGCCTTCAAAAACATCAATTTTATTTTTATCCATCAAGAACTTAACACCATCGCATGTTTGTTTTACAACAGACGCCTTTCTAGAAATCATCTGCTCTAGATTTACTTTTATTTCACCTGGAATATCAATTCCGTGCGCTTCAAAATGCTTTACGGCATCCTCATAATGATGAGAAGAATCCAACAAAGCCTTTGAAGGAATACAACCTACGTTAAGGCAAGTTCCACCTAAAGTACTGTACTTTTCTATTATTGCTGTTTTCAATCCCAATTGTGCACAACGAATAGCTGCTACATACCCTCCTGGTCCTGAGCCAATAATGGCCACGTCATATGAACTCATAAAATTTTCTTTGAATTTGAATTACAAAATTAACACTATTTTCCGGTTTAGGGTATCCTTTACCAATTTATACAAAAGTTGCACAAACCCCATCAAAATTGTAATATTACCTAATAGCTAAACCGATATTAATGACAAACCAAAATTCAGGGGAGCACAGAGAAAACGAAAACATCGTTAAAAACAAAGAGTTGAATATCTGGGAAGCACTAACTCCTGTAATAGCGCTTGTTGCTATGCTAGCCTATAATGTTTTTGTTTTTGGAGACGATGCCCTTAGTGGCTCTAACCAATTTATCCTTTTATTGGGAGGTGCGGTTGCCGCGATTGTTGGTGTATTCAACAAAGTATCCTATGAGCAAATGATGGCAGAGGTTGCCGAAAACCTAAAATCCACCACTGGTGCGCTGCTCATACTACTAATGGTAGGTGCACTCGCCGGCTCATGGCTGATAAGCGGAATCATACCCGCAATGATCTATTACGGCCTTCAAGTTTTGAATCCCACAATATTTTTAGCGGCCTGCGTTTTTATCTGCGCAATCATATCCGTTGCAACAGGTAGTAGCTGGACAACATCCGCCACCGTAGGTATTGCTCTTATTGGTATAGGCGATGCTTTGGGTATATCCCTAGGTATGACTGCCGGCGCAGTATTATCAGGAGCTTATTTTGGTGATAAACTTTCACCACTTAGCGACACCACCAACTTAGCACCTGCCATGGCGGGAGGAGAACTTTTTGAGCACATTAGGTATATGCTCTACACCACCGTTCCTACCATATCAGTGACACTTATCTTTTTTATTATCCTAGGTTTCACTATTGACACTACAGGTTCTGCGGATGTAAATTC
This genomic interval from Zobellia roscoffensis contains the following:
- the tilS gene encoding tRNA lysidine(34) synthetase TilS — its product is MLKSKFLLACSGGLDSTVLVDLCSKSKLDFAIAHCNFNLRGEASNGDEEFVRKLSSLSGKKFYTTNFNTIGYVEKNKVSVQVGARELRYDWFSKIMQENDIKTLVTAHHVDDSVETFLINLSRGTGIDGLSGIPEKTDTISRPLLRFSRSQVLAYAEAQNLQWREDASNADTKYLRNKIRHEIVPLLKDLNPSFLKNFTKTQDYLSDSAVIIEKHIAELKFSLFQEKDGVIRIPISELLELKPVSAYLHALFKEYGFTEWNDAENLLLAMSGKEIHSKTHRLVKDRDFLLLTEIKKEIDVAYQIKEDQIQVSEPVPLKIESVKHLSSLNTNTLYVDKKALKYPLTIRKWEKGDYFYPLGMQGRKKLSKFFKDEKIDVVSKERQWLLCSAGEVVWVIGRRADERFKVTESTSEILKFTLN
- a CDS encoding anthranilate synthase component I family protein, which translates into the protein MRISASFTVSDIQKFKERLLLWAQQFEEIVWLDSNGHTGKYNSFDALLAVDALTTIKTDSDKAFDKLREFQEQAKDYIFGYLSYDLKNDIERLSSKNNDGLGFSDLFFFQPKKIIKITGNTVYFEYLLMVDDEVQSDFELISNETKIEEEAVTENIKIKLRVFKDEYFRQVRKMLSHIHRGDIYEANFCQEFYAEDTQINPFKTYQKLNKISEAPFASYLRVYDRYLLSASPERYLRKDGPKLISQPIKGTAKRAENAEEDERLIEALKNDPKERAENIMIVDLVRNDLSKSALKGSVGVEELCEVYTFEQVHQMISTVVAHVAVDVNPVDVIRQSFPMGSMTGAPKVSAMKIIEELEAFKRGLYSGAVGYFTPEGNFDFNVVIRSILYNATQKYVSYSVGGAITAKAIPEKEYEECLLKAKAMREVLEG
- a CDS encoding NADPH-dependent FMN reductase, with the protein product MAAILAFAGSNSSKSINYQLVKYTTSLMDNHTIQLLNMVNYPFPMFGEDYERDNGYSNSLVELKDDMAKADGIIISVNEHNSGPSAYFKNLTDWLSRVERKFLDGKPVLLMSTSGGQRGGITALEATKTVLPRFGAEVVATFSLPSYSANFKEGEGITNAELAKTHRAAVDQFLSKL
- a CDS encoding heparan-alpha-glucosaminide N-acetyltransferase domain-containing protein gives rise to the protein MENKTTRLYFIDAMRAWAILMMLQGHFIDGLLDTAFRDGTSTSFSIWKYFRGITAPVFFTVSGFIFTYLLVKGDTTGLQNPRVKKGVKRGLELLFIGYLLRMNLLGLLQGKIYDSFYLIDVLHCIGLSLLGIIGIYLLAQNRKKFVFPTVLVSITLLLFIFEPTYKTWGFSFLPDAFANYLTKSNGSVFTILPWFGYASFGGFLSLVFTKYKNFKYLYPVAIPFFALAGAVLISFSSDLFLQLSKWTDLQLFANIYFNNYLFIRLGDVLIVFSVFMLFRSLLKNSTVLKIGQSTLSIYIVHFIILYGSFTGLGLYRFFNHSLTPTVAISGALTFMFLCTFTALKYEEHKEIINQKATIALRFAYLKAEVYATNIFQIAKNRLYRLLRRVGWAKN
- the lpdA gene encoding dihydrolipoyl dehydrogenase encodes the protein MSSYDVAIIGSGPGGYVAAIRCAQLGLKTAIIEKYSTLGGTCLNVGCIPSKALLDSSHHYEDAVKHFEAHGIDIPGEIKVNLEQMISRKASVVKQTCDGVKFLMDKNKIDVFEGLGSFKDATHINIKKNDDSTETIEAKNTIIATGSKPSSLPFIKIDKERIITSTEALELKEIPKHLIIIGGGVIGLELGQVYKRLGADVTVVEYMDRIIPTMDASLSKELTKVLKKQKVKFNLSSKVKSVERKGDEVIVKADDKKGQEIELKGDYCLVAVGRKPYTDGLNVEAAGVKLDSRGKVEVNDHLQTSASNIYAIGDVIRGAMLAHKAEEEGTLVAEQLAGQKPHIDYNLIPGVVYTWPEVASVGKTEEELKEAGIEYKVGQFPMRALGRSRASMDLDGFVKMLADKKTDEVLGVHMIGARSADLIAEAVTAMEFRASAEDISRMSHAHPTFAEAVKEAALAATDDRPLHI